The Ictidomys tridecemlineatus isolate mIctTri1 chromosome 6, mIctTri1.hap1, whole genome shotgun sequence genome includes a region encoding these proteins:
- the Mb gene encoding myoglobin isoform X2, whose product MGLSDAEWQLVLNIWGKVETDLAGHGQQVLISLFKGHPETLDKFDKFKHLKSEDEMKASEDLKKHGTTVLTALGGILKKKGQHEAEIKPLAQSHATKHKIPVKYLEFISEAIIEVLKSKHSGDFNEAAQGAMRKALELFRNDIAAKYKELGFQG is encoded by the exons ATGGGGCTCAGCGACGCGGAATGGCAGCTGGTGCTGAACATCTGGGGGAAGGTGGAGACCGACCTCGCTGGCCACGGGCAGCAAGTCCTCATCAG TCTCTTTAAGGGGCACCCTGAGACCCTGGACAAGTTTGACAAGTTCAAGCACCTGAAGTCGGAGGACGAGATGAAGGCCTCGGAGGACCTCAAGAAGCACGGCACCACGGTGCTCACGGCGCTGGGCGGCATCCTCAAGAAGAAGGGGCAGCACGAGGCCGAGATCAAGCCCCTGGCCCAGTCGCACGCCACCAAGCACAAGATCCCCGTCAAGTACCTGGAG TTCATCTCGGAAGCCATCATCGAGGTCCTGAAGAGCAAGCACTCCGGGGACTTCAACGAGGCGGCCCAGGGCGCCATGCGCAAGGCGCTGGAGCTGTTCCGGAACGACATCGCGGCCAAGTACAAGGAGCTGGGGTTCCAGGGCTGA
- the Mb gene encoding myoglobin isoform X1: MKASEDLKKHGTTVLTALGGILKKKGQHEAEIKPLAQSHATKHKIPVKYLEFISEAIIEVLKSKHSGDFNEAAQGAMRKALELFRNDIAAKYKELGFQG; the protein is encoded by the exons ATGAAGGCCTCGGAGGACCTCAAGAAGCACGGCACCACGGTGCTCACGGCGCTGGGCGGCATCCTCAAGAAGAAGGGGCAGCACGAGGCCGAGATCAAGCCCCTGGCCCAGTCGCACGCCACCAAGCACAAGATCCCCGTCAAGTACCTGGAG TTCATCTCGGAAGCCATCATCGAGGTCCTGAAGAGCAAGCACTCCGGGGACTTCAACGAGGCGGCCCAGGGCGCCATGCGCAAGGCGCTGGAGCTGTTCCGGAACGACATCGCGGCCAAGTACAAGGAGCTGGGGTTCCAGGGCTGA